CACCTGCCCGCCGGCCGCAGGGAGCTGGCCCACCAGATCGCCGAGCAGTTCCGCGTCCTGGGGAAGCCTCTCGGCCTGAAGGACTGCGTCGTCGTCGGTGGCATGGGTAAGGGGCGCCCGGCAGCCGGGGGGGACGCCCGCCGCCCCCCCCGGCGCCTCCGCCCAGCCCCGCTCTCCCCCTCCGCCCGCAGACATGGTGGCCCAGGCGCTGGAGCTGTCGCGGCGGCTCGCACGTGGTCATCGCCACGCCGGGGCGCCTGGCCGACCACCTCCGCAGCTGCCGCACCTTCAGCGTGAACAAGATCCGCTTCCTGGTGaggcggcgggggcgcggggcggggggcgcggggcgggggcgcggggcggcgcgggcgggCAGGGCCCTCACCCCGCCGCCGGCGCAGGTGCTGGACGAGGCCGACCGGCTGCTGGAGCAGGGCTGCACCGACTTCACGGCCGACCTGGAGGCCGTCCTGGCGGCGGCGCCCGCGCGACCGGCAGACGCTGCTCTTCAGCGCCACGCTCACCGACACGCTGCGCGAGCTGCAGGGCCTGGCCGCCAACCGGCCCTTCCTGTGGGAGGCGCAGGGCCCGTGAGTgcgcggggagggggccgggcgcggggcggggggccggcgggcgcggggggcgcggctgaggcccggccccgcccgcAGGGTCAGCACGGTGGAGCAGCTGGACCAGCGCTACCTGCTGGTGCCCGAGAAGGTCAAGGACGCGTACCTGGTGCACCTGGTCCAGCGCCTGCAGGACGCGCACGAggactggtccatcatcatcttcaccAGCACGTGCAAGTTCGTGGGCCTGCACCGCGCCCACCGCGCGCTCGCCCCGCGGCCCCCCTGccgcccctgcccggcccccccGCACGGCCGCGCCCACGGAGGCGCTTTGCTGGAGCCCTCGGGCAGTGCGAACCACTGCGGCGGCTGGGTCCCCTCCGTCTCCGTGGCCCAGGGCGTCGCTGACACGCGGGAGCCGGGAGACGAGAGACCCGACGTCCAGTCCATGCCCGGCCCGGGGCCAGTGGACGTCAGCCTGGGGTCGGGGGGCCACGCCGTGTCGGGAGGCACCTGGTTAGGCAGCGGCCCCTCCTAGCTGGCCGTTCCCCGCTGCAGAGCCGCTGTCGGGTCCGGCGGGATCCAGCGGCTCCCACGGGTTCCCAGCGGCCTCCCTCGCCCCCCACTTCCCAATGGCCCCTCAggagcccccgcccccccagtacCAGGGACTCCTGGCCCCACACCCCAGCGGGAAGGACGCGAGCCGGAGCCGCCGCCCCAGGCCCGGGCGGGGGTCGGCAGGCAGGAGGGCGGCTGGGGGGACTCCCCGGGCGCCGCGGTGCAGCGGGCGCAGGCTGACGGGCGCGTCCCTCCAGGACCTGCCAGATCCTCTGCATGATGCTGCGCAGGTTCCGCTTCCCCGCCGTGGCCCTGCACTCCATGATGAAGCAGGCGAGCGCCCCCTCCCAACGccgccccccgccctcccccagcAGACCCCCGGCCCCTCCGCCGGGAGCGCGCTGCCTGCCAGCTTGCTGGTCTCCTGCCccgtcccgcccccgcccccgcgtcCCGCCCCCCGCGTGCGCGCTTCCCCTGTGCCGAGACCCCGCCCGagccccccctccctccccgacGCAGAAGGAACGCTTAGCCGCCCTGGCCAAGTTCAAGTCCAGCATCTACCGCATACTCATCGCCACGGACGTGGCGTCACGGTGAGCGGCCGGGACTCCCGGGTCCCCTCCCCAGAACGGCGGGGGCTGCCCCCGAGGGCGCAGGGTGGGTGCCGCCGGGTGGCCGCCTGGGCGTGTCCCCGCCTGGGCGCGCGCTGACCCCTCCCCCGCAGGGGCCTGGACATCCCGACGGTGCAGGTGGTCATCAACCACAACACGCCCGGGCTGCCCAAGATCTACGTGCACCGGGTGGGCCGCACGGCGCGCGCAGGTGCGGGGCGGggccccggggcggggcggggcgcaggggtggggcggggccccggggaggggcggggcgcaggggcggggtggggccccgggggaggggcggggcgcaGGGGCGGGGCGCCGGGAGGCGGGGCCAGGCGGCTCGGGCACCGCCCTTGCGGAGGGCAGCGGGAtctggggggcgtggggggcggCCCGCAGGCGCTACATGGCAGCGGGTCAAGAGGGGGGCGTGTCCCTTCTGCACCGGGAGGGGCGTGGAGGCCTTGCAGGGGGCGTGGGCCCTGCCTCGTGCCCCCCACTTAATGCCCCCTGAGCGGCCAGCGAGGCCCTGGGGACAGGTCTCAAAGGCCCCTGCGGCCCAGCGCAGCCCCCCGCCCACGGGGACAGGCGCGTGGTTCTCTGCAGCCGGGAGCCGAGCTCCCCGAGCCAGGGCCTCCCTGCTGCGCTGCAGCCTGGGGGGCGCGCCCTCTCTGGGCCCGCGCGTCCGCCCCTTTCCGGGCTCCCACATGTGGCCCATCGAGGCGGCAACGAGGCGCGAagaaactggggctcagagacGCAGGCTGAGGTCCCCCGGGGCTCCTCGTTGACGTAACTCAGCGGAGCTCCCCGGCGGCCACGCCGAGGAGGGTCAGCGGCCCCGGGCGCACCCGCCGTCCCCCTCAGCCGAGCGCCCGGCGTCTCCCCGCAGGGCGGCAGGGCCAGGCCATCACGCTGGTGACGCAGTACGACATCCACCTGCTGCACGCCATCGAGGAGCAGATCAGTGAGTGCGGCCTCGCCCGGCAGGCGGGGAGCGGGGGGCAGCGGGTGCCCCCTCTCGCCAGCACCGCCGGGCGGAGCGCGCAGATGAGCGGCGAGAGGCCCCCGGGTGCCCGCTCAGAAGTCAGGCTGCACCTCCCCGGGCCTGGGCCCCCTAGGGGCCCCCGGGTCTGGCCCGCCCCCCACCAACCGCACCTCGGGGGCCCTGCGTCCCCTCAGAGAAGAAGCTGGAGGACTTCCCGGTGGAGGAGGCCCAAGTGCTGCAGATCCTGACGCAGGTCAACGTGGTGCGGCGCGAGTGCGAGATTGTGAGTGCGCGGCGGGCCGGGCGGGTCCCCCgggacccccgccccccacccccgtgaccggcccctcctcccccagaaaCTGGAGGCCGCCAAGTTCGACGAGAAGAAGGAGATCAACAAGCGCAAGCAGCTGATCCTGGAGGGGAAGGTGAGGGGCCGGGGGGCGCCCGGGCCCCccggggcgcggggggggggggaggggtgacaGCCGCTCAGCTGGTGCTGCCCCCCCAGGACCCCGACCTGGAGGCCAAGCGCAAGGCCGAGCTGGCCAAGATCAGGCGGCAGAACCGGCGCTTCAAGGCCGCGGTGGACGCAGACGCTGCAGCGGCGGGAGGCCCGGGGGGCCCCTCGCTCggggcgccccgcccccccccatggaccccgcccccgcccgcccagGGCCCCGCCTGAGTCCCCGCGGCCCCCACCCAGGGCCAGCCCGGGCCTCCTCCCCAGAACCGAGCGGCCTTGGCCCCCCTGGGCCTCCCCTGGCCGGCACTGAGGTCAGGCTGGACCCCACGCCGGGACCCCCGCTGGCCGCGGCTCCCCCGCCCCGTGAGCCGGCTGGGGCTCACGCCACTTCCCAGGCGTACTGTACGCAGGCGGCGCTCAATAAACGGGTCTCCCGCCTTTCTCGGTCTGCCTCTTGGGGAGCGGGGCGCAGGGCAGGGGGTGCGGCCGCCTGGCGTCCGCATTTTCTGGAACATTCCCCCGTCCCCGGGGGCTGCGTTCCCATCGGGCGGGCCCCCCAACTTCAGAGACCAACAGCGGGCTCCGGGGCTGCGGGCCCTCGGGGTGGCGCGCACCCTCCCCGGGCCGGTTTCCTCCCCCCGCCCTCGGGATGCGGCCTGGAGACGGTCCGGGACGAGTTCTAGAAGCTTCCCTGCCCCTCACCAGACGCCTCCGGGCGGAGCTTGGCCAGGGGCTCAGCGCGCGGACACAGCACACACGCACACGGCCATGCTCGGGACGTGTAATTGGGGTCGGCACGTGCCCCCACGGGCTCTAGACACTACGGGAGGGGCGCGGGAAGGCGCGCGGCGGGCATCGGGCCCCGGCTCAGGGCGCGCCCTCGGCCAGCGGGCCAGGCCGGCGCGCAGCTCGCTCAGCTCCAGCAGCTTCCCGTCCAGCAGCTCCGCGGCCCGCGCCACCTCGGCCCGCGCCCGCTCGCGCGCCGCCCGCGCCTCCTCCAGGCCGCGCTCCCGCGCCTGCAGCTGGTGCTCCAGCTCCGCCGTGCGCGTCTCCAGCTCCTGCGGGGACAGGGCGGCCGGGCTGGGGACCCCCTCGGGCCACGCCGGGGCGcccgccggcccccgcccccgccctctc
This genomic window from Dasypus novemcinctus isolate mDasNov1 unplaced genomic scaffold, mDasNov1.1.hap2 scaffold_301, whole genome shotgun sequence contains:
- the DDX49 gene encoding LOW QUALITY PROTEIN: probable ATP-dependent RNA helicase DDX49 (The sequence of the model RefSeq protein was modified relative to this genomic sequence to represent the inferred CDS: deleted 2 bases in 2 codons); the protein is MAGFAELGLSSWLVEQCRQLGLKRPTPVQLGCIPAILEGRDCLGCAKTGSGKTAAFVLPILQKLSEDPYGIFCLVLTPTRELAHQIAEQFRVLGKPLGLKDCVVVGGMDMVAQALELSRRSHVVIATPGRLADHLRSCRTFSVNKIRFLVLDEADRLLEQGCTDFTADLEAVLAAAPARRQTLLFSATLTDTLRELQGLAANRPFLWEAQGPVSTVEQLDQRYLLVPEKVKDAYLVHLVQRLQDAHEDWSIIIFTSTCKTCQILCMMLRRFRFPAVALHSMMKQKERLAALAKFKSSIYRILIATDVASRGLDIPTVQVVINHNTPGLPKIYVHRVGRTARAGRQGQAITLVTQYDIHLLHAIEEQIKKKLEDFPVEEAQVLQILTQVNVVRRECEIKLEAAKFDEKKEINKRKQLILEGKDPDLEAKRKAELAKIRRQNRRFKAAVDADAAAAGGPGGPSLGAPRPPPWTPPPPAQGPA